The Pseudomonas extremaustralis genome contains a region encoding:
- a CDS encoding DnaT-like ssDNA-binding protein, whose product MTLIIEDGTGKPDAESYASAEDLALYAVKFGTVIPAGVPEQEALLRRAALAMDGKTWKGRKMSSEQALSWPRREVLLDHEIKPNNYLPARIQYGQMALAAEIHQDDIDPVEKRKGAVTLERVEGAVTREYATIPNTSGRLLPAAPDRPSATQFSDYLQRRGLFAVRA is encoded by the coding sequence ATGACACTCATCATCGAGGACGGTACCGGCAAGCCTGACGCCGAAAGCTACGCGAGCGCTGAGGACTTGGCCCTGTATGCCGTGAAATTCGGCACAGTTATCCCCGCAGGCGTTCCCGAGCAGGAAGCGTTGCTGCGCCGCGCCGCCTTGGCGATGGATGGCAAGACCTGGAAAGGCCGCAAGATGAGCAGCGAGCAGGCCCTATCCTGGCCGCGCCGGGAAGTGCTGCTGGATCACGAGATCAAGCCGAACAACTACCTGCCGGCGCGTATCCAGTACGGCCAAATGGCCCTGGCCGCCGAGATTCATCAGGACGATATCGACCCGGTGGAGAAGCGCAAAGGCGCGGTAACGCTGGAGCGTGTCGAAGGCGCGGTGACTCGCGAGTACGCGACTATTCCGAACACCAGCGGCCGACTGCTGCCAGCGGCGCCTGATCGACCCAGTGCTACGCAGTTTTCCGACTATTTGCAGCGGCGCGGACTATTTGCCGTTAGGGCCTAG
- a CDS encoding phage tail terminator-like protein, which yields MSHAIIASIYEAKLIAWNAARSEKLKIVFENTAYTPADGETYLRAFTIPGDTASNTLGGDHRLFTGVFQVSIIAPAGTGKAKTNPISAELTDLFPLYARDTKGAVTVVTMSPVDQGPGITGDSTYTVPVSFLYRADTN from the coding sequence ATGAGTCATGCAATCATCGCCTCGATCTACGAGGCCAAGCTCATCGCCTGGAACGCTGCCAGGTCGGAGAAGCTGAAGATCGTTTTCGAGAACACGGCCTACACGCCAGCGGACGGCGAGACGTATCTGCGGGCTTTCACGATCCCCGGAGACACCGCGAGCAACACACTCGGCGGCGATCACCGGTTGTTCACCGGAGTGTTCCAGGTGAGCATTATCGCGCCGGCCGGCACCGGCAAGGCCAAGACGAATCCAATCTCAGCAGAACTTACCGACCTGTTCCCTCTTTACGCGCGGGACACGAAGGGCGCGGTTACCGTGGTGACAATGTCGCCAGTTGACCAAGGGCCAGGCATCACTGGCGATTCCACCTACACCGTGCCGGTCTCGTTCTTGTACCGAGCCGACACGAACTGA
- a CDS encoding phage tail protein — MGYKLPNGGTFQHAATYATALAFTAISNAAEAVATVVGGTIAAGDIVLLTSGWSKLDSKVVRVKAATATAITLEGIDTTDTQVFSVGGGGGTMRKVLTWVQIPQISDVAFSGGEQNYLDVVFLEDDQGKQIPTDKSAASMVLTLADDPIQDFNKVLMKADAGKQVEAARLNLPGNDTLLYGAYTSFSKQPAVSRNNLLTRTVSLALQAEPTRYLTAVV; from the coding sequence ATGGGCTACAAACTCCCGAACGGCGGCACCTTCCAGCACGCCGCAACCTACGCGACCGCACTGGCGTTCACTGCCATCAGCAACGCTGCCGAAGCGGTGGCTACCGTTGTAGGTGGCACCATCGCTGCCGGCGATATCGTTCTGCTGACATCCGGCTGGAGCAAGCTGGACAGTAAGGTGGTGCGTGTGAAAGCAGCAACCGCGACGGCAATCACCCTTGAAGGCATCGATACCACCGATACCCAGGTTTTCTCTGTTGGCGGCGGCGGCGGGACCATGCGCAAGGTTCTGACCTGGGTGCAGATCCCGCAGATTTCCGATGTCGCTTTCTCCGGCGGCGAGCAGAACTACCTTGACGTGGTGTTCCTTGAGGACGACCAAGGCAAGCAGATTCCCACCGACAAGTCGGCCGCGAGCATGGTGCTGACCCTGGCCGATGACCCAATTCAGGACTTCAACAAGGTGCTGATGAAGGCTGACGCTGGCAAGCAGGTTGAAGCTGCTCGCCTGAACCTCCCCGGCAACGACACTCTGCTGTACGGCGCCTACACGTCGTTCTCCAAGCAGCCGGCCGTGTCCCGCAACAACCTGCTGACCCGTACCGTCAGCCTGGCGCTGCAGGCCGAGCCCACTCGCTACCTGACTGCGGTGGTGTAA
- a CDS encoding phage tail assembly chaperone, whose product MAKIRIAQNATFNALVLIPIVGSTPEKVEFTFKYRDRAELAALFDEWNEKQGKARAALGDKPTWSEIVAVDTEQQAQQIKDLVVGWGFDDEYSDDNIVAFVKSCHGAAEAVVKAHEGAYSQARLGN is encoded by the coding sequence ATGGCCAAGATCCGTATCGCGCAGAACGCCACGTTCAATGCGCTCGTGCTGATCCCCATCGTTGGCAGCACGCCAGAGAAGGTCGAGTTCACCTTCAAGTACCGGGATCGTGCGGAGCTTGCCGCCCTGTTTGACGAATGGAACGAAAAGCAGGGAAAGGCGCGCGCCGCTCTTGGCGATAAGCCAACCTGGTCGGAAATCGTCGCTGTAGATACCGAGCAGCAGGCGCAGCAGATCAAAGATCTCGTGGTTGGCTGGGGCTTCGACGACGAATACAGCGACGACAACATCGTCGCGTTCGTGAAGTCCTGCCATGGCGCCGCCGAGGCTGTCGTCAAAGCTCACGAAGGCGCTTACAGCCAGGCCCGCTTGGGAAACTGA
- a CDS encoding DUF1799 domain-containing protein, with protein sequence MYSPSAPDELISVFGFAPGDLDEDVEVWPCNWPAFLLFNRMSTQWRAGTGGAIGLDYSSIRDVAGFLGIKKKKLAEIFPDLQVLEGEALRVMAEERENSP encoded by the coding sequence ATGTACTCGCCCAGCGCGCCCGATGAGCTCATCAGCGTGTTTGGCTTCGCCCCGGGCGACCTTGACGAAGATGTGGAGGTCTGGCCCTGCAACTGGCCTGCCTTCCTCCTGTTCAACAGGATGTCCACGCAGTGGCGGGCGGGCACCGGCGGCGCGATCGGTCTCGACTACAGCAGCATCCGCGACGTGGCCGGCTTCCTCGGCATCAAGAAAAAGAAACTCGCTGAAATCTTCCCTGACCTCCAGGTGTTGGAAGGCGAAGCCCTGCGCGTCATGGCGGAGGAAAGGGAAAACAGCCCGTAA
- a CDS encoding phage tail tape measure protein → MNIAELGVKIDSADAIQAKTSLDEMAKAGGRAEQSAVSLMNEMEALEKSLSTSAKTTQDLAKQRDALAKLTKTGAYGEAEAAKISAQLDKQQVALAKSALDEQKALNSLLGAIDPARAALAKLDTQVEQLGKHLDAGRLSQDDYNKALGNIDKDYAKLEKTTTGFDKLRLGTRQAQENVMQLGNALSTGDWGSGARAITQIGVGAGASMSGLLALAAPIGLVAAAIGGLAYAYYSGSRETEVFNKALILTGNYAGASAGQLGDMSRQVAATVGTTGQAADVLATLAGSGKLASGSFVEIAEAALSMEKATGKSIEATVAEFVKIADDPVAAAKSLNEQYHFLTASVYSQIVALKDQGDEIGATKLLTDTYADTVQTRSRQVIENLNLWERAWLGIKSAASGALDGISDVGRQKSYNDQIKDLQSKLTGSDAFDVGGTRMNAQEVSPKVRAQIQAQITFLTLQRDADDARIKYFDDQGKAQQAAIVASDKIDVLTKSSWTNEQKRAEALKDYKKQLDDIRKVSPNDPRLAQATIDKNVSNINDKFKDPKASGSQVDLTGFNDAKNNLAAIAADYKNYQKELDAAQKAGLLSEADYLLRRQALIGNERDQVTAAYEAEITALEAAKGKKTTSAAQSIQLDQKIADARAGMVKAQKDADSQLEVLATNDAGRLAKQERAISTYIQALGQQQRALELAGQRAVLGVGQGDRQNALSGELNSQQDRFAQQSLELANQKSDPSRNMSEEEFKRKSQALADANKAATDQIRQNYADVEAAQGDWTKGATSAWANYLDSASNIAGQTKTLFGNAFSSMEDAVVNFAMTGKLSFADFTKSILADMARIATRQASSALLSSLVGAATSYFTGGGGSNGLAAGSAGAASSNLGASAGGYSGSYFPQAMGGAWSGGVQMFADGGAFTNSIVSKPTSFGMANGNMGIAGEAGPEAIMPLTRTSSGKLGVMAMGGGGAGATQISVEVHIDGDGNASSSADAPGYDLFGKELATFVEQKYQELRSRDMRQGGVINNAIKGR, encoded by the coding sequence ATGAACATTGCAGAACTCGGCGTCAAGATCGACTCGGCCGATGCGATCCAGGCCAAAACAAGCCTGGATGAGATGGCCAAGGCCGGCGGCCGGGCCGAGCAGTCCGCCGTCTCGCTGATGAACGAAATGGAGGCGCTGGAAAAGTCGCTGTCCACCAGCGCCAAAACTACCCAGGACCTGGCCAAGCAGCGTGATGCTCTCGCCAAGCTGACCAAGACCGGCGCCTATGGCGAGGCCGAAGCGGCGAAGATCTCCGCGCAACTCGACAAGCAGCAAGTGGCCCTGGCCAAGTCTGCTCTGGATGAGCAAAAAGCTCTCAACAGCTTACTGGGGGCAATTGACCCGGCCCGCGCCGCGTTGGCGAAACTCGACACTCAAGTCGAGCAACTCGGCAAGCACTTGGACGCGGGGCGCCTGAGTCAGGACGACTACAACAAAGCCCTGGGCAATATCGACAAGGATTACGCCAAGCTCGAAAAGACCACCACCGGATTCGACAAGCTGCGCCTCGGCACCCGCCAGGCGCAGGAAAACGTTATGCAGCTCGGTAACGCCCTGTCGACCGGCGATTGGGGGAGCGGTGCCCGGGCAATCACGCAGATCGGCGTAGGGGCCGGCGCCTCCATGAGCGGTCTGCTGGCACTAGCTGCTCCGATTGGCCTTGTCGCCGCCGCCATAGGTGGGCTGGCCTACGCCTACTACAGCGGCAGCAGAGAGACGGAAGTCTTCAACAAAGCGCTGATCCTAACCGGCAACTATGCAGGTGCAAGCGCTGGACAGTTGGGCGATATGTCCCGCCAGGTCGCAGCGACCGTGGGCACCACGGGGCAGGCTGCGGACGTGCTGGCTACCCTGGCAGGTAGCGGTAAGCTCGCCAGCGGCAGTTTCGTAGAGATCGCCGAGGCGGCTCTATCCATGGAGAAGGCCACCGGCAAGTCCATCGAGGCAACCGTTGCCGAGTTCGTCAAGATCGCTGACGACCCAGTGGCCGCCGCCAAGTCGCTCAACGAGCAGTACCACTTCCTCACTGCCTCGGTTTATTCGCAGATCGTCGCACTCAAGGACCAAGGCGACGAAATCGGCGCCACCAAGCTGCTGACCGACACCTATGCCGACACTGTACAGACCAGATCCCGCCAGGTGATAGAGAACCTGAACCTGTGGGAGCGGGCATGGCTTGGCATCAAGAGTGCCGCGAGCGGCGCCCTAGATGGAATCAGCGATGTAGGCCGGCAGAAGAGCTACAACGACCAGATTAAGGACCTGCAGTCCAAGCTCACCGGCTCGGATGCGTTCGACGTTGGCGGCACGAGGATGAACGCCCAGGAGGTGAGCCCGAAGGTTCGGGCTCAGATTCAGGCGCAGATCACCTTTCTTACGCTGCAGCGTGATGCCGATGATGCCCGGATCAAGTATTTCGATGACCAGGGAAAGGCCCAGCAAGCGGCCATCGTCGCCAGCGACAAGATCGACGTGCTCACCAAGTCCTCGTGGACGAATGAGCAGAAGCGCGCCGAAGCACTCAAGGATTACAAGAAACAGCTCGACGATATCCGCAAGGTTTCGCCGAACGATCCGCGCCTGGCACAGGCCACGATCGACAAGAACGTCTCCAACATCAACGACAAATTCAAAGACCCCAAGGCCTCGGGTTCTCAGGTCGACCTGACCGGCTTCAACGACGCCAAGAACAACCTGGCAGCCATCGCCGCTGACTATAAAAACTACCAGAAGGAACTGGACGCGGCGCAGAAGGCTGGCCTGCTGTCCGAGGCTGACTACCTGCTGCGCCGCCAGGCCCTGATCGGCAACGAGCGCGATCAGGTTACGGCAGCCTACGAGGCGGAAATCACCGCGCTGGAAGCCGCCAAGGGCAAGAAGACCACGTCGGCCGCGCAAAGCATTCAGCTTGACCAGAAGATCGCTGACGCACGCGCAGGGATGGTCAAGGCGCAGAAGGATGCCGATAGCCAGCTTGAAGTGCTGGCCACCAATGACGCCGGGCGCCTTGCCAAGCAGGAGCGTGCAATCAGCACCTACATCCAGGCGCTGGGGCAGCAGCAGCGAGCCTTGGAGCTGGCTGGCCAGCGGGCAGTCCTCGGCGTGGGCCAGGGTGATCGCCAAAACGCGCTCAGCGGTGAGCTGAACAGCCAGCAAGACCGGTTTGCTCAGCAGTCCCTGGAGTTGGCCAACCAGAAGTCCGACCCGTCGCGGAACATGTCGGAGGAAGAGTTCAAGCGTAAATCCCAGGCGCTCGCCGATGCGAACAAGGCGGCCACCGACCAGATCCGCCAGAACTATGCGGATGTGGAGGCAGCGCAGGGTGATTGGACAAAAGGAGCAACGTCGGCTTGGGCCAACTACTTGGATTCGGCGAGCAACATTGCCGGACAGACAAAGACCTTGTTCGGCAATGCCTTCAGTTCGATGGAGGACGCCGTCGTCAACTTCGCCATGACAGGGAAGCTGTCTTTTGCTGACTTCACCAAGTCGATTCTGGCGGATATGGCGCGGATTGCCACTCGGCAGGCCAGTTCTGCGTTGCTGAGTAGCCTCGTCGGTGCTGCCACCAGTTACTTCACTGGCGGAGGCGGCAGTAACGGGCTGGCGGCTGGATCTGCTGGCGCTGCATCTTCCAACCTTGGCGCTTCAGCGGGGGGCTACTCGGGCAGCTACTTCCCGCAAGCCATGGGCGGCGCCTGGTCGGGCGGCGTGCAGATGTTCGCCGACGGCGGTGCCTTCACCAACTCCATCGTCAGCAAGCCAACCTCGTTTGGCATGGCGAACGGCAACATGGGTATCGCTGGTGAGGCCGGTCCGGAGGCGATCATGCCGCTGACCCGAACGTCCAGCGGCAAGCTCGGCGTTATGGCCATGGGCGGCGGTGGGGCTGGCGCAACGCAGATCAGTGTCGAGGTGCATATCGACGGAGACGGCAACGCATCGTCCTCCGCCGACGCGCCTGGTTATGACCTGTTCGGCAAGGAGCTGGCGACGTTCGTTGAGCAGAAGTATCAGGAACTGCGCAGCAGGGACATGCGCCAGGGCGGCGTCATCAACAACGCAATCAAGGGGCGATGA
- a CDS encoding phage tail protein: protein MAIERFTWATEKGAEGDVTQRVRTKQFGDGYEQSVEDGLNNQSQSWPLTFTGAKARVLEIKAFLDRHKGAKGFLWEPPLGELGLYKCNGYKPVHRGGQVYAITATFKQTFHP from the coding sequence ATGGCTATCGAACGATTCACCTGGGCAACGGAAAAGGGCGCGGAGGGTGATGTGACCCAGCGCGTCCGGACCAAGCAGTTCGGCGATGGGTACGAGCAGTCGGTCGAAGACGGCCTCAATAACCAGTCTCAATCCTGGCCGCTCACATTCACCGGCGCCAAGGCTCGTGTTCTGGAAATCAAGGCGTTCCTAGATCGGCACAAGGGCGCCAAGGGATTTCTATGGGAGCCGCCCCTGGGCGAGCTTGGCCTCTACAAGTGCAACGGCTACAAGCCGGTTCACCGCGGTGGCCAGGTCTACGCCATCACCGCCACCTTCAAGCAAACCTTTCATCCCTGA
- a CDS encoding phage minor tail protein L, protein MALITDIQKLEPGGEIRLFEIDGTEYGADYLRFHGHAIPHTPEELLAYEGSEEELPAKSIIWQGQEYAAWPVQIEGISSSSDGTASRPTFAAGNVNGRVTALCLAFEDMLKFKLTVRETLAQYLDATNFPDGNPTADPTQEALEIWYIDQKTSEDGEAVVWELSSPGEIDNHGLPGRQMTTFCHWAMTNGYRGPDCGYTGAAMFDDEDNPTDDPAMDQCKGCLSSCKLRFGENNELSFGGFPAVSLIARS, encoded by the coding sequence ATGGCATTGATCACGGACATCCAGAAACTGGAGCCCGGCGGCGAGATTCGCCTGTTTGAAATTGACGGGACGGAATACGGCGCCGATTACCTGCGCTTCCACGGGCACGCAATCCCTCACACGCCAGAGGAATTGCTGGCCTATGAGGGCTCGGAAGAGGAACTACCCGCCAAGTCGATTATCTGGCAGGGCCAGGAGTACGCGGCCTGGCCGGTGCAGATTGAGGGTATCTCCTCGAGCAGCGACGGCACCGCCTCTCGGCCGACGTTCGCCGCGGGCAATGTGAATGGACGGGTTACAGCTTTGTGCCTGGCCTTCGAGGACATGCTCAAGTTCAAGCTGACGGTCCGCGAGACCCTGGCCCAGTACTTGGACGCAACCAACTTTCCTGACGGCAACCCAACCGCCGACCCGACCCAGGAGGCGCTGGAGATCTGGTACATCGACCAGAAAACAAGCGAGGACGGCGAGGCGGTCGTCTGGGAGCTGTCCTCCCCGGGCGAGATCGACAACCACGGGCTTCCAGGGCGCCAAATGACGACGTTCTGCCATTGGGCCATGACCAACGGCTACCGGGGGCCAGACTGCGGCTACACCGGCGCGGCCATGTTCGACGACGAGGACAACCCCACGGATGACCCGGCAATGGACCAGTGCAAGGGCTGCCTGTCTTCCTGCAAGCTGCGCTTCGGCGAGAACAACGAACTGTCCTTCGGTGGATTCCCCGCCGTTTCTCTGATTGCCCGGAGCTGA
- a CDS encoding C40 family peptidase — protein sequence MRKHIIAAIQAHAAAQYPKECCGLLLAIGRKQKYFPCRNIATEPNEEFRLDPEDYAAAEDLGEVIGIVHSHPDATSRPSPHDLAMCEATALPWHILSWPEGDLRTITPTGGTPLLKRPFVHGAWDCWQVCADWYQREWGLEFEPFQRTDGWWESAENASLYEQHYEAAGFVRVDRPQRGDMIVMQVGRTAHPNHAGIYLGTDPSLPGEDSGVFGPGPFLLHHLYGRPSEIIVFGGPWADRTRLILRHKDAR from the coding sequence ATGCGCAAGCACATTATCGCGGCGATCCAGGCGCACGCGGCGGCCCAGTATCCGAAAGAGTGTTGCGGCCTGCTGCTGGCCATCGGGCGCAAGCAGAAGTATTTCCCGTGCCGGAACATCGCCACGGAGCCGAACGAAGAGTTTCGGCTTGATCCTGAGGACTACGCTGCGGCGGAAGACCTAGGCGAGGTGATCGGCATTGTTCACTCACACCCGGATGCTACCAGTCGGCCGTCGCCGCATGATCTGGCCATGTGCGAGGCTACGGCCTTGCCCTGGCACATCCTGAGCTGGCCCGAGGGCGATCTGCGGACGATCACACCAACCGGCGGCACACCTCTGCTTAAGCGCCCATTCGTACACGGCGCCTGGGACTGCTGGCAGGTTTGCGCAGATTGGTACCAGCGCGAGTGGGGCCTAGAATTCGAACCCTTCCAGCGCACCGATGGCTGGTGGGAGAGCGCAGAGAACGCCAGCCTGTACGAGCAGCACTACGAGGCGGCCGGCTTTGTACGCGTAGACCGACCGCAGCGCGGTGACATGATCGTTATGCAGGTCGGCCGGACAGCTCACCCGAACCACGCCGGCATTTACCTTGGCACCGATCCGTCGCTGCCTGGTGAGGACTCAGGCGTTTTCGGCCCTGGTCCCTTCCTGCTGCACCATCTGTACGGCAGGCCGTCGGAGATCATCGTTTTTGGTGGCCCGTGGGCAGATAGAACACGCCTGATCCTCAGGCACAAAGACGCCAGATAA
- a CDS encoding tail assembly protein encodes MSALAINYQPMTTILLYGKLRQFGRSFRLSVRSPAEAIKALCVQIPGLERFISNAKSRGIEFAVFRGLKNIGAKELDYAGTEVIRIAPIITGSKRAGLLQTIVGVILIAVSFIPGFQALAAPGIALAAGGVIQMLSPQASGLKTSAAPENTPGYAFGSAKNTTASGNPVPLCYGKRRVGGAIISAAIYAEDQM; translated from the coding sequence GTGTCAGCACTCGCGATCAACTATCAGCCCATGACTACCATACTGCTCTACGGCAAGCTCCGGCAGTTCGGAAGGTCGTTCCGACTATCCGTGCGATCACCAGCAGAGGCAATAAAGGCCCTGTGTGTACAGATTCCAGGATTGGAAAGGTTTATCTCAAACGCTAAGTCGCGCGGCATCGAGTTTGCCGTTTTTCGCGGATTGAAAAACATTGGCGCTAAAGAGCTGGATTACGCAGGGACGGAAGTAATTCGTATCGCCCCAATTATTACTGGCAGCAAGAGAGCTGGCCTTCTTCAAACGATTGTCGGCGTGATCTTGATTGCCGTTTCTTTCATCCCAGGTTTTCAAGCTCTTGCTGCTCCGGGCATTGCACTCGCTGCCGGCGGCGTGATCCAAATGCTCAGCCCTCAAGCCAGCGGCCTCAAAACCAGCGCCGCGCCAGAGAACACCCCCGGCTATGCCTTCGGCAGCGCCAAGAACACGACTGCATCGGGCAACCCGGTACCGCTCTGCTACGGCAAGCGGCGGGTTGGCGGCGCGATCATCAGTGCTGCCATTTATGCGGAGGATCAGATGTGA